In the genome of Pseudomonas protegens, one region contains:
- a CDS encoding LysR substrate-binding domain-containing protein, which produces MNLFQLRAFDAVAREGSFTRAAGRLFISQPAVTGHIKALEEHYQITLLRRTARRVELTEEGTKLAAITRAMFGLAQEAQALLEANRQLLTGRLEVAADGPHLVMPMLASLRAQYPGVTVNLRLGNAQETLAALLSEHADVAVLTEVEPRKGLHLQSLAQSRMCALVPQGHPWLELPEGIAIEQLDQVIMVLREPSSITRRTFDEACGLAKVQPRVLLELDSREAVTEAVAAQLGVGVVSSVEVGHDPRVRTVPIRGAGLVNRHMLGCIERRRELRLIQAFFALAPA; this is translated from the coding sequence ATGAACCTGTTTCAACTCCGCGCATTCGACGCCGTGGCCCGTGAAGGCAGCTTCACCCGGGCCGCCGGGCGGCTGTTCATCAGCCAGCCGGCCGTCACCGGGCACATCAAGGCCCTGGAAGAGCATTACCAGATCACGCTGCTGCGGCGCACCGCGCGCCGGGTGGAATTGACCGAGGAGGGCACCAAGCTGGCGGCCATCACCCGGGCCATGTTTGGCCTGGCGCAAGAGGCCCAGGCCCTGCTCGAAGCCAACCGGCAACTGCTGACCGGGCGCCTGGAAGTGGCGGCCGACGGCCCGCATCTGGTGATGCCGATGCTGGCCAGCCTGCGGGCGCAGTATCCGGGGGTGACGGTCAACCTGCGCCTGGGCAACGCCCAGGAAACCCTGGCCGCGCTGCTGTCCGAACATGCCGACGTGGCGGTGCTGACCGAGGTCGAGCCGCGCAAGGGCCTGCATTTGCAGAGCCTGGCGCAATCGCGGATGTGTGCCCTGGTGCCCCAGGGACATCCCTGGCTGGAGCTGCCCGAAGGCATCGCCATCGAACAATTGGATCAGGTGATCATGGTGCTGCGTGAGCCCAGCTCCATTACCCGGCGCACCTTCGACGAGGCCTGCGGGCTGGCCAAAGTCCAACCCCGGGTGCTGCTGGAGCTGGACAGCCGCGAAGCGGTGACCGAGGCGGTGGCGGCACAATTGGGGGTGGGCGTGGTCAGCTCGGTGGAAGTCGGCCACGACCCGCGGGTGCGAACCGTGCCGATTCGCGGCGCGGGCCTGGTCAACCGGCACATGCTTGGCTGCATCGAGCGGCGTCGCGAGTTGCGCCTGATCCAGGCATTTTTCGCCCTGGCCCCCGCCTGA
- a CDS encoding YebC/PmpR family DNA-binding transcriptional regulator, translating to MGAQWKVKHKEAAANAKGKIFGKLVKEITIAARNGADVATNAHLRLVVEQAKKASMPRETLERAIKKGSGQLGETVQYHRVTYEGFAPHQVPLIVECVTDNINRTVAEIRVAFRKGQLGASGSVSWDFNHVGMIEASPDSPDADPELAAIEAGAQDFEPGEEGATLFLTEPADLDAVQKALPEHGFTVLSAKLGYQPKNPVSGLSDEQMAEVEAFLEGLDNHDDVQDMFVGLAG from the coding sequence ATGGGCGCACAGTGGAAGGTTAAACACAAAGAAGCGGCAGCCAACGCCAAGGGCAAGATTTTCGGCAAGCTGGTGAAAGAGATCACCATCGCCGCACGTAACGGCGCTGACGTCGCCACCAACGCCCACCTGCGGCTGGTGGTGGAACAGGCGAAAAAGGCTTCGATGCCGCGTGAGACCCTTGAGCGTGCCATCAAGAAAGGCTCGGGTCAGCTGGGCGAAACAGTGCAGTACCACCGCGTGACCTACGAAGGTTTTGCCCCGCACCAGGTGCCGCTGATCGTTGAATGCGTGACCGACAACATCAACCGCACCGTGGCGGAAATCCGCGTGGCGTTCCGCAAGGGCCAGCTGGGCGCTTCCGGCTCGGTGTCCTGGGACTTCAACCACGTGGGCATGATCGAAGCTTCGCCGGACAGCCCGGACGCCGATCCGGAACTGGCCGCCATCGAAGCCGGTGCCCAGGATTTCGAACCAGGCGAAGAAGGCGCGACCCTGTTCCTGACCGAGCCTGCGGACCTGGATGCGGTACAGAAAGCCTTGCCCGAACACGGTTTCACCGTGTTGTCGGCCAAGCTCGGCTACCAGCCGAAGAACCCGGTGAGCGGCCTGAGCGATGAGCAGATGGCTGAAGTCGAAGCCTTCCTCGAAGGCCTGGACAACCATGACGACGTGCAGGACATGTTCGTCGGCCTGGCGGGTTAA
- a CDS encoding leucine-rich repeat-containing protein kinase family protein — protein sequence MDTLAQLRAGQLAGIKRLDLSCGLTEFPREIFDLADSLEILNLSGNALDSLPDDLHRLTRLRILFCSDNQFREVPACLGQCAQLSMIGFKANRIERVPAAALPPQLRWLILTDNCISELPQELGQRPLLQKLMLSGNRLTRLPESLSQCHRLELLRIAANQLSELPPFLLALPRLTWLAYAGNPLESEADATALASTPSIPWSELTLEQRLGEGASGVIHQAQWQPAGQPPRAVAVKLYKGEMTSDGSPLHEMNACISAGLHPNLIRVEGRVLDHPQEQNGLVMQLIDTDFANLAALPSLDSCSRDIYPDNARFNAEVTLGIARGIASVGAHLHAQGITHGDLYGHNTLWNAQGDCLLGDFGAASFHAQDDSLQSRALQRLEVRAFGILLEELLERGDGSLSLEQRQKLAALVQRCCQPEVLARPDFAQVCEELAGL from the coding sequence ATGGATACCCTTGCTCAACTGCGGGCCGGCCAGCTGGCCGGAATCAAGCGCCTGGACCTGTCCTGTGGACTGACCGAGTTCCCCCGGGAGATCTTCGATCTGGCCGATTCCCTGGAGATCCTCAACCTCAGCGGCAATGCCCTGGACAGCCTGCCCGATGACCTGCATCGCCTGACCCGCCTGCGCATTCTGTTCTGCTCGGACAACCAGTTCAGAGAAGTACCGGCCTGCCTCGGCCAATGTGCGCAGCTGAGCATGATCGGCTTCAAGGCCAACCGTATCGAACGGGTGCCGGCCGCCGCGCTGCCGCCGCAATTGCGCTGGCTGATCCTCACCGACAACTGCATCAGTGAATTGCCGCAAGAGCTGGGCCAGCGCCCGCTGCTGCAAAAGCTCATGCTCTCGGGCAACCGCCTGACCCGGCTGCCCGAGAGCCTGAGCCAGTGCCATCGCCTGGAGCTGCTGCGGATCGCCGCCAACCAACTGAGCGAACTGCCGCCGTTCCTCCTGGCCCTGCCGCGCCTGACCTGGCTGGCCTATGCCGGCAACCCGCTGGAATCGGAAGCCGACGCCACGGCGCTGGCTTCCACGCCAAGCATTCCCTGGAGCGAACTGACCCTGGAGCAGCGCCTGGGCGAAGGCGCCTCGGGAGTGATTCACCAGGCCCAGTGGCAACCCGCCGGGCAACCGCCGCGCGCGGTGGCGGTCAAGCTGTACAAGGGCGAGATGACCAGCGACGGCTCGCCGCTGCATGAAATGAACGCCTGTATCAGCGCCGGGCTGCACCCGAACCTGATCCGTGTCGAAGGTCGAGTCCTCGATCATCCCCAGGAGCAGAACGGCCTGGTGATGCAACTGATCGACACCGACTTTGCCAACCTCGCCGCGCTGCCAAGCCTGGACTCCTGCTCCCGGGACATCTACCCGGACAACGCCCGCTTCAACGCCGAGGTGACCCTGGGCATCGCCCGGGGCATTGCCTCGGTGGGCGCGCACCTGCACGCCCAGGGCATCACCCATGGCGACCTCTATGGCCACAACACTTTGTGGAATGCCCAGGGCGACTGCCTGCTGGGGGATTTTGGCGCGGCATCCTTCCATGCCCAGGACGACAGCCTGCAAAGCCGCGCGCTGCAACGCCTGGAAGTACGCGCCTTCGGCATCTTGCTGGAGGAACTGCTGGAGCGTGGGGATGGCTCGCTGAGCCTGGAACAGCGGCAGAAACTGGCGGCGCTGGTGCAGCGCTGCTGTCAACCTGAGGTGCTGGCGCGACCGGATTTTGCCCAGGTCTGCGAGGAATTGGCGGGGCTTTAA
- a CDS encoding FAD-binding oxidoreductase — MQRSLWLQELADELSPAPALEGHCNVDIAIIGGGFVGLWTALHIRQLAPEKTVAILEQDICGAGASGRNGGFVMSWWPKISSLTALCGAAEALKLARASAQAIEEIEIFCEQHAIDAHFVRSGWLWTATTEAQRGAWQSVQHTCATLGEDVFRSLSNAEIARRCGSPMHLEGVFEAGNATVHPARLVRGLRRVALEQGVRIFENSRVRQMERGQPTRLHTDHGQLRAQRVVLATNAWSAELPQLRRSVLPVSSTIIATAPIPERLRAIGWTGGEAITDSQQMVDYYRTTQDGRIIFGKGTGLMSFASRVGTRYDQLPQLHAEVEEDFRRLYPQLADVAIEHRWSGPIDRTYDSLPVFGRLQDAPQIIYGVGWSGNGVGPSHLGGQILASLALDLNNQWSRCGLVNRSLRRFPPEPLRYCGGLLVRDAVKRKERAQALGRAPSWLAHSLSKLAPAGLEDKKP, encoded by the coding sequence ATGCAACGATCTCTCTGGCTACAAGAACTGGCGGATGAGCTCAGTCCAGCGCCTGCGCTGGAAGGCCACTGCAATGTGGATATCGCCATCATTGGTGGAGGCTTTGTCGGGTTATGGACAGCCTTGCACATTCGCCAACTGGCTCCCGAAAAAACCGTAGCCATCCTTGAGCAGGACATCTGCGGCGCAGGTGCCTCAGGACGCAATGGTGGCTTTGTCATGTCATGGTGGCCCAAGATCAGTTCGCTGACTGCGCTGTGCGGCGCAGCAGAGGCACTGAAGCTGGCTCGAGCTTCCGCGCAGGCCATCGAAGAAATTGAAATCTTCTGCGAGCAACATGCCATTGATGCGCACTTCGTGCGGTCAGGCTGGCTATGGACGGCCACAACCGAGGCGCAACGTGGCGCCTGGCAAAGCGTGCAGCACACCTGTGCAACATTGGGCGAGGACGTGTTCCGCAGCCTGAGCAACGCCGAAATTGCTCGCCGCTGTGGTTCCCCCATGCACCTGGAAGGTGTATTTGAGGCGGGCAATGCCACGGTGCATCCGGCTCGCCTGGTACGCGGCCTGCGCCGGGTGGCCCTGGAACAGGGGGTGCGCATTTTCGAAAACAGTCGGGTTCGGCAAATGGAACGCGGCCAACCCACGCGCCTGCACACTGACCACGGCCAGCTTCGTGCTCAACGCGTAGTCCTGGCCACCAATGCCTGGTCTGCCGAGTTGCCGCAACTGCGCCGCAGTGTGTTGCCGGTCAGCAGCACCATCATCGCCACTGCGCCGATCCCCGAGCGCTTGCGGGCCATCGGCTGGACTGGCGGCGAAGCCATTACCGACTCCCAGCAGATGGTCGACTATTACCGCACCACCCAGGACGGGCGAATCATCTTCGGCAAGGGCACCGGCCTGATGTCGTTTGCCAGCCGGGTCGGCACTCGCTATGACCAGTTGCCACAGTTGCATGCCGAGGTCGAAGAGGACTTTCGGCGCCTCTACCCGCAGCTGGCCGACGTGGCTATCGAACATCGCTGGTCGGGCCCCATCGACAGGACCTATGACAGCTTGCCCGTGTTCGGCCGTCTGCAGGATGCGCCGCAGATCATCTACGGCGTGGGCTGGAGCGGCAATGGGGTCGGACCCAGCCATCTGGGGGGACAGATTCTCGCCAGCCTGGCTCTGGACCTGAACAACCAATGGAGCCGCTGCGGCCTGGTCAATCGCTCCTTGCGCCGGTTCCCGCCAGAGCCCTTGCGCTACTGCGGCGGCCTGCTAGTGCGCGATGCGGTCAAGCGCAAGGAGCGCGCGCAGGCATTGGGTCGTGCGCCATCCTGGCTGGCCCATTCGCTGAGCAAGCTGGCCCCCGCCGGCCTTGAAGACAAAAAACCCTGA
- a CDS encoding cupin domain-containing protein, translated as MSAPIIFSNTSGLALGMPVDVKQPIGELVARTRISMADAGASLLTGVWECSPGRWRRQVLEREFSHFIVGYGFFVPDHGPAIEIHAGDAVFFPANCQGEWDIRETVRKSFVIIP; from the coding sequence ATGAGCGCCCCGATTATCTTCAGCAACACTTCAGGCCTGGCGTTGGGAATGCCGGTCGACGTCAAACAACCCATCGGTGAGTTGGTGGCCAGGACTCGCATAAGCATGGCGGATGCTGGCGCGTCGTTACTGACCGGGGTCTGGGAATGTTCGCCTGGACGCTGGCGCCGCCAGGTACTGGAGCGCGAGTTCAGTCACTTCATCGTCGGATACGGCTTCTTTGTACCCGACCACGGCCCGGCGATAGAGATTCACGCTGGCGATGCGGTATTTTTTCCCGCGAACTGCCAAGGCGAATGGGATATCCGCGAAACCGTCAGAAAGAGCTTCGTGATCATTCCTTGA
- a CDS encoding PucR family transcriptional regulator yields MSLTVSDIIQIPALRTRLIGGARGVDRPVRWAHVCELDEPAQWLGPGELLMSTGMGIPAGPQEQWRYVHRLQAAGLSGLMIGESMQAPEDLQGLRDAADALGFALLMTEYGVPFSSVTRAIVEATQQEEVERRQAITRLYESARMGIQGLGLEALLSRLEKDVKASLRLLDPHTLEPYLAGLPEVIAAQRSALQQRLKPSGNVPVVQRWRAGDDDVLLMLMPSRRPCVLVAQGENLPDYGLLHHMAAVLGIELERLQVERERHLRLTSELLDDLFQQRLSDRQLTERLRAFGASPEHLRVAVMHNDGRELAELDDQLSRTEAKVLMRVQGDELILLLWGEHSPRTVQARLHRCLGLSNPLGHAERGLEALREARLALAHASAEQPLACYEQTETMAPWLAQSLEGAQQTFQRVLGSLLEYDQLQGTQLLRTLQVFLQQNRSWLIAAKVLHVHKQTLVYRIRRIEEITGRSLDHTEDVAILWFALRSAEVAGVHERIATFKE; encoded by the coding sequence ATGTCATTGACCGTCAGCGACATCATTCAGATTCCAGCATTGCGCACGCGCCTCATCGGAGGGGCTCGGGGGGTTGACCGACCGGTTCGCTGGGCGCACGTCTGCGAGTTGGACGAGCCGGCGCAATGGCTGGGGCCCGGGGAGCTGTTGATGAGCACCGGAATGGGCATCCCCGCAGGGCCGCAGGAACAGTGGCGTTATGTGCATCGCTTGCAGGCGGCCGGACTCTCGGGGCTGATGATTGGCGAAAGCATGCAGGCGCCGGAGGATCTGCAAGGCCTGCGGGACGCCGCCGATGCCCTGGGCTTCGCATTGCTGATGACCGAGTACGGCGTGCCGTTTTCCTCGGTGACCCGGGCCATTGTCGAGGCCACTCAACAGGAAGAAGTCGAGCGTCGGCAGGCCATCACTCGGCTCTACGAGAGTGCGCGCATGGGCATTCAGGGCTTGGGGCTCGAAGCGCTCTTGAGCCGCCTGGAAAAAGACGTCAAAGCCAGCCTCAGGCTGCTCGATCCGCACACCCTGGAGCCCTATCTGGCTGGGCTTCCAGAAGTCATTGCCGCACAACGCTCAGCGTTGCAGCAGCGCTTGAAGCCTTCGGGCAATGTGCCTGTGGTGCAACGCTGGCGCGCAGGTGACGACGATGTCCTGCTGATGTTGATGCCCAGTCGCCGTCCTTGTGTCCTGGTGGCGCAGGGCGAGAACCTGCCGGACTATGGTTTGCTGCATCACATGGCGGCGGTTTTGGGCATCGAGCTGGAGCGACTGCAGGTCGAGCGGGAACGGCATCTGCGCCTGACCTCGGAACTGCTCGATGATTTGTTCCAGCAACGCTTGTCGGATCGTCAACTGACCGAGCGTCTGCGAGCGTTTGGCGCGTCGCCGGAACATCTGCGCGTTGCGGTGATGCACAACGATGGTCGGGAACTGGCCGAGCTGGACGACCAGTTGTCACGGACCGAGGCCAAGGTGCTGATGCGCGTGCAGGGTGACGAGCTGATACTGCTGTTGTGGGGGGAGCACAGCCCCCGGACCGTTCAGGCGCGCCTGCACAGGTGCCTGGGCCTGAGTAATCCACTGGGGCATGCCGAACGCGGCCTTGAGGCGTTGCGAGAGGCGCGTTTGGCCCTGGCGCATGCCAGCGCCGAGCAGCCCCTGGCGTGCTATGAGCAGACCGAGACGATGGCTCCATGGCTGGCACAGAGCCTGGAGGGTGCGCAACAGACGTTTCAGCGGGTACTGGGCAGTCTGCTGGAGTATGACCAACTGCAAGGCACGCAATTGCTGCGGACCTTGCAGGTATTCCTGCAGCAGAATCGCTCGTGGCTGATCGCCGCCAAGGTGTTGCATGTGCACAAGCAGACGCTGGTCTATCGCATTCGGCGCATCGAAGAAATTACCGGGCGTTCCCTGGATCACACCGAAGACGTGGCGATTCTCTGGTTTGCCCTGCGCAGCGCCGAGGTCGCCGGGGTGCACGAGCGTATCGCTACCTTCAAGGAATGA
- a CDS encoding ABC transporter substrate-binding protein, protein MNKKPTLPLMLLALSLATTSALADLTVVSHGGANKDAQVAAFYKPYQAQHGTRIIAGEFNGELAKIKVMVDTGSVSWDVVEMELPELARACDDGLLEEFSVDPNLAKDLLPGALQNCGAGFFVWSTVLAYNADKLTSAPTSWKDFWDVQKFPGKRGLRKGPMYTLEFALLADGVAPEEVYKVLATEAGQDRAFRKLDEIKSSIQWWEAGAQPPQYLASGDVVMSSAYSGRISAVQGQSNLRIVWNGGLYDMDAWAIPRGAKNREQSLKFINFTLEAEQQKNYAQHIAYAPVNQRANTLLSEQRLSVLPDLKQQVAMDPTFWADHGEQLHQRFNAWAAK, encoded by the coding sequence ATGAATAAGAAACCGACTCTGCCATTGATGCTGCTGGCGTTGTCCCTCGCGACCACTTCGGCCCTGGCCGACCTCACGGTGGTGTCCCACGGAGGCGCGAACAAGGACGCCCAGGTTGCAGCCTTCTACAAGCCCTATCAGGCTCAGCACGGCACGCGCATCATCGCTGGCGAGTTCAACGGCGAACTGGCCAAGATCAAAGTCATGGTGGACACCGGCAGTGTCTCCTGGGACGTCGTTGAAATGGAGCTGCCCGAGCTGGCTCGCGCCTGTGACGATGGCTTGCTGGAAGAATTCAGCGTCGACCCGAACCTGGCGAAAGACCTGCTTCCCGGTGCGCTGCAAAACTGCGGCGCGGGCTTCTTCGTCTGGTCTACGGTGCTGGCCTACAACGCCGACAAGCTCACCAGCGCCCCGACCAGTTGGAAAGATTTCTGGGACGTGCAGAAGTTTCCCGGCAAACGCGGCCTGCGCAAGGGCCCGATGTACACCCTGGAATTTGCGCTCCTGGCCGATGGCGTAGCCCCAGAGGAGGTCTACAAGGTGCTGGCCACCGAGGCGGGACAGGATCGTGCATTCCGCAAACTCGATGAAATCAAGTCCAGCATTCAATGGTGGGAAGCCGGAGCCCAACCTCCTCAGTACCTGGCCTCTGGCGACGTGGTCATGAGCTCCGCCTATAGCGGCCGGATCAGCGCAGTACAGGGGCAGAGCAACCTGCGCATCGTCTGGAATGGCGGCCTGTATGACATGGACGCCTGGGCCATACCCCGTGGTGCGAAGAACCGTGAGCAAAGTCTCAAGTTCATCAACTTCACCCTTGAAGCCGAGCAACAAAAAAATTACGCGCAGCACATTGCCTATGCACCGGTAAACCAGCGCGCCAATACCTTGCTCAGCGAGCAACGGCTCAGCGTACTGCCTGATCTGAAACAGCAGGTGGCAATGGACCCGACCTTTTGGGCCGACCATGGCGAGCAACTGCACCAGCGCTTCAATGCCTGGGCCGCCAAATAG
- the zapE gene encoding cell division protein ZapE translates to MAALPPKPAPTRSTWRRLFARPAHRPSAAGAVIRDYFRHRAQELGYTLSHSQLRVIDCMAQQAEDLAHSPGKAQSLYLYGAVGRGKSWLLDGFFRALPLAEKQRLHFHDFFAQLHQGMFRHRQQADALETTLDQLLNECRVLCFDEFHVHDIGDAMLITRLFKALFKRGITLLVTSNYAPEGLLPNPLYHARFKPVIELIKQRMQVMEVGGPHDYRSQARTHEQQVFTQGCYVWPGTPAQRQALALPQRHAPAQPLSVGTRQLTVRQIQQRSIRFEFNDLCEQPTAVMDYLELSRQFDTWIIDELPELGECSIAAQQRFINLIDVLYDQDKRLLLIGQRPLRDSLGGHAIDLARTRSRLGQLREIGPEPAHD, encoded by the coding sequence TTGGCCGCTCTACCGCCAAAACCTGCACCGACTCGCTCCACCTGGCGTCGCCTGTTCGCCAGGCCCGCGCACCGCCCGAGTGCTGCCGGTGCGGTCATCCGCGACTACTTTCGCCACCGAGCCCAGGAGTTGGGCTACACCCTGAGCCACAGCCAGTTGCGGGTGATCGACTGCATGGCCCAACAGGCCGAAGACCTGGCCCACTCACCCGGCAAGGCCCAGAGCCTGTACCTGTACGGCGCCGTCGGCCGAGGCAAGAGCTGGCTGCTGGACGGGTTCTTCCGCGCCCTGCCCCTCGCGGAAAAACAGCGCCTGCACTTCCATGACTTCTTCGCCCAGTTGCACCAGGGCATGTTCCGCCACCGGCAACAGGCCGACGCCCTGGAAACCACCCTGGACCAATTGCTCAACGAGTGCCGGGTGCTGTGCTTCGATGAGTTCCATGTCCACGACATCGGCGATGCCATGCTCATCACCCGGCTGTTCAAGGCCTTGTTCAAACGCGGCATCACCCTGCTGGTGACCTCCAACTACGCTCCCGAAGGCCTGCTGCCCAATCCGCTGTACCACGCCCGGTTCAAGCCGGTGATCGAGCTGATCAAGCAGCGCATGCAGGTCATGGAAGTGGGCGGCCCCCACGACTACCGCAGCCAGGCCAGGACCCATGAGCAGCAGGTCTTCACCCAGGGATGCTATGTGTGGCCCGGCACCCCGGCCCAGCGCCAGGCCCTGGCACTGCCGCAGCGCCATGCCCCGGCGCAGCCGCTGAGCGTGGGGACCCGGCAACTGACCGTGCGCCAGATCCAGCAGCGCAGCATCCGTTTTGAATTCAACGACCTGTGCGAACAACCCACGGCCGTCATGGACTACCTGGAACTGAGCCGCCAGTTCGACACCTGGATCATCGACGAACTGCCCGAACTGGGAGAATGCTCGATCGCCGCCCAGCAGCGCTTCATCAACCTGATCGACGTGCTCTACGACCAGGACAAGCGCCTGCTACTGATCGGCCAGCGCCCATTGCGCGACAGCCTGGGCGGCCACGCCATTGACCTGGCGCGCACCCGCAGCCGCCTTGGGCAACTGCGGGAGATCGGTCCCGAGCCAGCCCATGACTGA
- a CDS encoding spore coat U domain-containing protein: MSALLCATAGAADLQVQVRVDVLRGCQLQGQQREAGIEQLGTLDFGSSARLDDAAGPLTAALPSGRRPRLECNPDTPYQLRVDGGLHGGVGDVRYLASNRAPGKPIPYRLYQDPARRIPLPVNVPVSGRVPDSGSVDLPLYGRIEPLAEIPRAGGYSDLLKVTLSW, translated from the coding sequence ATGAGCGCGTTGCTCTGCGCGACGGCAGGAGCCGCGGATCTGCAGGTGCAGGTCCGGGTCGATGTGTTGCGTGGTTGCCAGTTGCAGGGGCAACAGCGCGAAGCCGGCATCGAGCAGCTCGGCACCCTGGATTTCGGCAGCAGCGCGCGCTTGGATGATGCCGCGGGGCCTTTGACCGCCGCGCTGCCCAGTGGCCGCCGGCCGCGTCTGGAGTGCAATCCCGATACGCCCTATCAACTGCGCGTCGATGGCGGCCTGCATGGCGGTGTCGGCGACGTGCGCTACCTGGCGAGCAACCGCGCGCCGGGCAAACCCATTCCTTATCGCCTGTACCAGGACCCGGCCCGGCGCATACCGTTGCCGGTGAATGTCCCGGTCAGCGGACGCGTACCGGATTCCGGCAGCGTGGATCTGCCCCTTTACGGGCGCATCGAGCCCCTGGCCGAGATTCCCCGGGCCGGGGGCTATTCCGATCTATTGAAGGTGACCCTGAGCTGGTGA
- a CDS encoding spore coat U domain-containing protein, with protein MNGRSWTIIALGSLCLLADDTQAVISGQIQARLVILASCQVSSAGSDPAAGPVSDLGLLDFGRQGPTWVNPIKASLADSAEGRLQVACNPSVTGFTVTINGGLNGDGTTRRLSNGRQTIPYRLFVDASGSDSYSIGQQRNFAVSSGRRIPIPVFGSVVANTRAVPAGVYTDTLTITLDW; from the coding sequence ATGAATGGCAGGAGCTGGACGATCATCGCCTTGGGTTCGCTGTGCCTGCTGGCCGATGACACCCAGGCGGTAATCAGCGGACAGATTCAGGCGCGCCTGGTGATCCTGGCCAGTTGTCAGGTCAGCAGTGCGGGCAGCGATCCCGCCGCAGGTCCTGTCAGCGACCTGGGCCTGCTCGATTTCGGCCGACAAGGTCCGACCTGGGTCAACCCGATCAAGGCCAGCCTTGCCGACAGCGCCGAAGGCCGCTTGCAGGTGGCCTGCAACCCTTCGGTCACCGGGTTCACCGTGACCATCAATGGCGGCCTCAACGGTGACGGCACGACCCGGCGCCTGAGCAACGGGCGCCAGACCATTCCCTATCGATTGTTCGTCGATGCATCCGGTAGCGACAGCTACAGCATCGGCCAGCAGCGCAATTTCGCAGTGAGCAGCGGCAGGCGGATTCCCATTCCGGTGTTCGGCTCGGTGGTCGCGAATACCCGCGCGGTTCCGGCAGGGGTCTACACCGACACCCTGACCATCACGCTGGATTGGTAA
- a CDS encoding spore coat U domain-containing protein, with the protein MHALVSRIGWPLLGLVMASTVNAATTVTGQISSTLILTSSCQVNGVGGSTGLNFGALNFGTTNSLFTTATGQVLGGGGGALSILCSSGTTPSLTIQGGSNDGKSTGGTRALYDGVANYVPYDLYTDSGHSQIVAINGVINLAPSTGVAQTVNLYGQAVGKAGLPAGTYTDTVSVQLTF; encoded by the coding sequence ATGCACGCGCTTGTATCCAGAATCGGCTGGCCCTTGCTGGGGCTGGTCATGGCCTCAACGGTCAACGCCGCCACCACGGTCACCGGGCAGATCAGCTCGACCCTGATCCTCACCAGCAGCTGTCAGGTCAACGGCGTCGGCGGCAGCACCGGCCTGAACTTCGGCGCCTTGAACTTCGGCACCACCAACAGCCTGTTTACCACCGCCACCGGCCAGGTGCTGGGAGGCGGAGGCGGAGCGCTGTCGATTCTCTGCTCCAGCGGCACCACCCCCAGCCTGACCATCCAGGGCGGCAGCAACGACGGCAAGTCCACCGGTGGCACCCGGGCGCTGTACGACGGCGTGGCCAACTACGTGCCCTACGACTTGTACACCGACTCCGGGCATTCGCAGATCGTGGCGATCAACGGGGTGATCAACCTGGCACCGAGCACCGGGGTGGCGCAGACCGTGAATCTCTATGGCCAGGCCGTGGGCAAGGCCGGGCTGCCGGCCGGCACCTACACCGATACGGTGTCCGTGCAACTGACCTTCTGA